The genomic interval AAACAACTTCTGCAACTTGAGCTGAGTCATACCTAGTAATTCACTCGCTTTGCCAAGACTGATTTTGTCTTGCTGGTACAGCAAAATGATGATTTCCAGCAGGAGGTCGTCTTCAGATAAACCACTCGCTCTAACAACAGCATCAGGGATAACAAGACTCATAGCAGGTTCTTTGGCAGGTTTCTGCCATTTTAACGTTTGGACGATCGCCCCCTTTAAGAGTTTCCAAAGGCAATCGCCCCTCCCTTTGAGGGTAACCGTTCAGGGGGTCTGTAAAAGATCAACAAAACTCCATAACTCTTCCCAGACAGCACTTTCAAAACTTGACATTTATGAGTTCATGTTAGGAGAAAGTGGCTTTAAGCAGATTTGGTTGATAGTTTTGCGCCTAAATTACTTTTCGATCGCTACTGCTGGTGTTATTCCTGAAGCAGGCGCTACGCCTAGAGCCATAAAAATCTGATACCCCCTGAACGGTTACCTTTGAGGTGATCGCCCAACACTCGACCCAGAAGTCGGGGTTCTTGGTTGAAAACCGTAACCAGTCCGATATGATCGCTCAGAACTCCGACTTCTCTGAGGTGCGATCGCGCCAAAATCCTTTCCTACACTCCATACCCCGACCCTGTGT from Kovacikia minuta CCNUW1 carries:
- a CDS encoding UPF0175 family protein translates to MSLVIPDAVVRASGLSEDDLLLEIIILLYQQDKISLGKASELLGMTQLKLQKLFADRNICIHYDVEEFQEDIKHLREKGWL